In the Lampris incognitus isolate fLamInc1 chromosome 11, fLamInc1.hap2, whole genome shotgun sequence genome, one interval contains:
- the LOC130120987 gene encoding acetylcholine receptor subunit alpha — MGFIDNCVVSKVFVVGAAWASSDETRLVKTLFTGYNKVVRPVNHFRDPVVVTVGLQLIQLISVDEVNQIVSSNVRLKQQWKDVNLQWDPEEYGGITKIRVPSTDIWRPDLVLYNNADGDFAIVHETKVLLEHTGMITWNPPAIFKSYCEIIVLHFPFDLQNCTMKLGTWTYDGNLVVVNPDTDRPDLSNFMESGEWVMKDYRGWKHWVYYSCCPDTPYLDITYHFLMLRLPLYFIVNVIIPCMLFSFLTGLVFYLPTDSGEKMTLSISVLLSLTVFLLVIVELIPSTSSAVPLIGKYMLFTMVFVIASIIITVIVINTHHRSPSTHTMPDWVRKIFIQTIPNIMFFSTMKRPSKEKQSKSHYNADYDVSDISGKPTPATMTYQSPITKNPDVRSAIEGVKYIAETMRSDEESNNAAEEWKFVAMVLDHILLCVFMAVCLIGTLAVFAGRLIELSRL; from the exons ATGGG CTTCATTGACAACTGTGTAGTCAGCAAAG TGTTTGTCGTAGGCGCTGCTTGGGCCTCCAGTGATGAAACCCGCCTGGTTAAGACCCTCTTCACGGGCTACAACAAGGTCGTTCGTCCCGTCAATCACTTCAGGGACCCGGTGGTCGTTACGGTTGGCCTTCAGCTCATTCAGCTCATCAGCGTG GACGAGGTCAACCAGATCGTCAGCAGCAACGTGAGACTGAAACAG CAATGGAAGGATGTGAACTTGCAGTGGGACCCAGAGGAATATGGTGGCATCACAAAGATCAGAGTCCCGTCTACTGACATTTGGCGGCCTGATCTGGTTCTTTACAATAA TGCTGACGGTGACTTTGCTATCGTTCACGAGACAAAAGTGCTGCTGGAGCACACTGGCATGATCACGTGGAATCCCCCTGCCATCTTTAAGAGCTACTGTGAGATCATTGTGCTGCATTTCCCATTTGATCTCCAGAACTGCACGATGAAGCTGGGTACCTGGACTTACGATGGCAACTTGGTCGTCGTCAATCCG gACACCGACCGCCCTGACCTCAGTAACTTCATGGAGAGCGGAGAGTGGGTGATGAAGGATTATCGCGGCTGGAAGCACTGGGTGTACTATTCCTGCTGCCCAGATACCCCGTACCTGGACATCACCTACCACTTCCTGATGCTGCGCCTGCCCCTCTACTTCATCGTCAATGTTATCATCCCCTGCATGCTTTTCTCCTTCCTAACTGGCCTGGTCTTCTATCTTCCTACGGATTCTG GTGAGAAGATGACTCTCAGCATCTCCGTTTTGCTATCCCTGACTGTCTTCCTGCTGGTCATCGTGGAGCTGATCCCTTCCACCTCCAGTGCTGTACCGCTCATCGGAAAGTACATGCTCTTCACCATGGTCTTCGTCATTGCCTCCATCATCATTACCGTCATTGTCATCAACACCCACCACCGGTCGCCCAGCACTCACACCATGCCTGACTGGGTCCGCAAG ATTTTCATCCAAACCATCCCGAACATCATGTTCTTTTCAACAATGAAGCGGCCAAGCAAGGAAAAGCAGAGCAAAAGCCACTACAACGCCGACTATGACGTCTCCGACATCTCTGGCAAGCCCACCCCTGCTACCATGACCTACCAGTCGCCCATTACCAAGAATCCTGACGTGCGCAGTGCCATCGAAGGGGTCAAGTACATTGCAGAAACCATGAGATCAGATGAGGAATCCAATAAT GCTGCGGAAGAGTGGAAGTTTGTTGCCATGGTGTTGGATCACATCCTGCTGTGCGTGTTCATGGCAGTGTGTCTCATTGGCACATTAGCAGTGTTTGCAGGTCGTCTGATTGAGCTGAGCAGGCTCTAG